The genomic segment TTTCTACATAGAGCCGTCGGAAAACAGGGAAAATTCACTGTTTTCCGACGGTTTTTGTCATTGATCATGGTTGAAAAACAAAAAAGATACTGATATAATGATATTATATTTATGTAAGGGAGTTAACTACTACATGAAAAAAAGAAATACAGCGATACGCGCATTGTCAGTTTTTCTGGCTTATTCAATGGTTTGTACATCGGTACCCGCTGCGGGTCAGGAAATGTTTGGATCCGGAGTCAACAGGGAGACAGAAGAAAATACATCAGATCTGAAAGACTTTCAAAGTTCACAGGCAGATGAATTTGGAACAGATACGGGATCGGATGCAGAATTGTTCGGAAGCGATGATGCAAAACAGGAGTTTCAGGATGGAGAAAACTCAGAAGAGGGTACAGACGGAATCAGGTATATTAAGGGTCGTCCGTTGACAGAAGAGGAAAGAAAGGAAGAACTGGAACCCTTTAAAAATTTAAAACCTTTGGATCCGGGAATTGAAGTGGAGAGTGATCTGACATCAGTTTATGCTGCATATGGAAACAGGGAGGCTGCATTTCCATCTTCCTATGATGCCAGAAAGGAAGGATTAGTTACGCTCGTAAAGAATCAGAATCCATTTGGAACCTGCTGGGCTTTTGGTATGGCAGCAATCATGGAGACTTCGCTTCTGGCACAGAACAAAGGAACCTACGATCTGTCAGAAGAACATTTATCATATTTTTTCTCCAACAGACAGAATGATCCTCTTGGAAATACCCCCGATGATAAGAATTATGTACTGGGAAATTATCATGTAATAGGAGGTAATGATCACCTGGCGGCTATTTATCTCAGTACATGGTCGGGAATGACTACAGAGGCCGATGTACCATTTCCTACGGATTCTTCGCATCAGCAGGATCTGACTGTACAGATTCCGGGAAGTAAGGCTTATAATTCAGCGGCATATCTGAAAAATGCATCTGTTTCCAAATACAGTGAGGAACGTATGAAGGAAATGTTGCTGAATGACCATGCAGTATCCATTATGCTTTATATGAAGGAAAATTATGTAAACCCGGACACAGCAGCATATTGTTATCCTGTTGGAAAATCAAATTCGACTGTAATTAATCATATTGTGACAGTGGTCGGATGGGATGATACGTATTCAAAGGATAATTTCCTTCCTGTTTCCAATGTAACATCTGATGGTGCGTGGATCATCAAAAACAGTTGGGGGGAGAAGAAAGGAGACGGAGGATATTACTATCTTTCTTATCAGGATCCCAATATCAGTAAACTTGTAAGTGCAGAGGCAGTGGCTGCTTCGGATCAAAAGTACAGGAATAATTATTTTTATGATGGTTCTTCAGCACTTTCAGTGATTCCGATACAGGCGGGACAGTCAGTAGCAGCAGTTTATGAGACAACTGCAGGAAAGGGAAAAGCAGAAGTCCTGGGGGAGGTTAATCTTGTTACAAACAGTGACAATGCCTGTTACAAAATTCAGATATACACCGATCTGACAGATCCATATGACCCGGAAAGCGGGACCGCTGCATATGCTGCTCCATATGAGTTTGAACAGCCAATCGCAGGTGTACAGACTATTAGTGTACCAGAGGTGGTTTTGAAACAGGGAAGCAGATATTCTGTTGTGATCACAAACAGTGGGACTGACAAAATCAGCTTTGGAGTGGAAGCAAAGTCCAGTTATGGGAACTGGTTTACCTGTACGGCGGGGATAGAAACAGGGCAGACATTCTATAAGAGTGCATCGGAAACGGCCAGGTGGACAGATGGAAAGACGAAAAACTGGACGGCAAGGATCAAGGCACATACAAGGACCCTGAATCAGTCATGGGTGCCGGATACACCGGTATTTCAGGTGAAGGCATATAATTCCGGATATAACCTTATTTCATGGGAAAAAGTTTCCGGAGCTACAGGATATTATGTGTACAGAAAACCTGCAGCAGGTGGAAAGTGGTCCAAAATTGCAGATGTCGGGACATCGGAATTAAAATATAAAGATAGTAAGGTTACGGCTAATGCATCATACCGTTATACAGTAAAAGCATATTATGAAGCATCCGGAAAAAGATATTCAGGTAAATATAAAACCGGCGATGTGATTAAAGCAGCACCTGCAGTGCAGAAGGTTACTTCTGTGAAATCTGAGAAAAGTGGAATCCGTATCCGGTGGAAGCCTCAGAAAAAATGTGACGGCTATTATATTTACAGAAAGAAAAAAGGTGGTTCCTATCAATTGATAAAGAAAATTTCCAATGGAAATAGTTCTTCTTATCTGGACAAAAAAGCACAAAAAGGTGTATCATACTATTATGCGGTAAAAGCATATGTTAAAGAGCCATATGGAAATACATACAGCAAATATAAAAGTTCATCTGCTGTAAAAAGAAAATAAGAAATGAAGGAAAGAGATTATGAAGAGAAGGTTTGGAACAGTAATAGCAATGGTACTGTGCTTTATTCTGACAGTGGTTTCTGTTTATGCGGATGACGGAAAGGGTCAGAATCCGGATTATGTAACAGATTATTATATGATCGTACAGAGTACACAGGGCGGGGTAGATATTTATGATGAAGCAGACACTCAGAGTGTTAAACTGAATGACAGCAAGATTCCAAATGGAACTGCCATTCACGTTCTGGGTGAGAAGAATGGAGCAGACAATAAAAAATGGGCATATACACAGTACCATGGAATGAACGGATATGTTCCTATGGATGATCTGGATCCGGCTTCCAGAGAAGAAGCTGCCAATGAGGAATATCGTACTTTCGGAGGCAAAGATGTGGATTTCGAAGTAAAGGTTCATGGAAACGTATCGGTTTATAACGGACCTGGAGAGAAATTTGATCAGGTTTCAGGAACAGAGGGAATCGCAGATGGGACAACTGTACATATTTTTCAGTATGTTCAGGGAGAAGACGGAACAAACTGGGGGAAAACAGACACAGATGGTGTGACACAGGGATGGCTGAATCTTGATCACGATACAGATTACGTAAATGAAAATGCATCCGCAGATGCACCGGAGGCTACAGGCACATCAGGAAATGTTCCGGTGGCTGCTGTTACACCAACACCGGAAGCAACTCCAACTCCGAAAGCCACACCAACACCAGAGGTAACACCTACAGAAAAAGCGACACCGACACCGGAGGCAACACCTACAGAAGAAGCAACACCGACACCGGAGGCAACACCTACAGAAGAAGCAACGCCAACACCGGAAGAAACAGAGACGCCTGCTTCGACAGAAGACAAGGAATCCGATGATAAGCAGAGTCAGAAAACATCAGGAAAGAATGTAAAAGCAGATTCAGGAATGAAGAATCCTGTAATCTGGATTAGTGGTATCGGGATTATTGTTATCATAATTTTACTTATTTATTTCCTGAAGAAGAAAAAGTAAGAGTTAAAATCATTAAAGAATGCCGTCGACGGCAGAGAACAGTTACAAAATAAACAGGGGAACTAAAAGAGCAGCGCATCGGATGATGCAGCTGCTCTTTTTAGAAAATGTGTGTGTATAATTGAGACGTTATGAGGAAACCTCAAATCAGTCTTAATTAACAAAAACTAATAATGTGTGTGCATATATAGTCTACAATTTTTTTGCAATTTAATCAAGATGGAATTTTATAGAACGTGATATATTTGTTACTGTTCACTGGTAATATCCCGCGAGGTGTTTTTTGTGAGCGAAGGTCACAGAAAACCCGAGATATACCGCGCGAATTTATGCGATTAGCATAAATTCTGTGCATCGCGAAGCGTGTTACTGAGAACGGAGTGAACAGTAACATATATTTTGAGGAAAGAGGCTATTTAGACTTTTTACTTGCGTAACTCTGGCGGGAAACGTATAATAGGAAAAAGCAATACTCGAGGGTGAGGAAAAGAGGATGAAGATAACAGAAGAACTGTTAAATGAGATGAAAATTAAGGATGAGAACTTTTCTGACGGTCTGATCAAGCCGGACGGCGATTACGTAAGAATACCCAGAGGACATCTTCATGGAATGATGGAATTGCTTCCATGGACAGAGAACGAAATCTGGAAAATGATCCCAGATGATGATTCTCCGCTGTTCTGGCTGATTGAGAAAACAGGATGCGTTCTTACGGATTATAATAATTCTATTGGCATGAAGATGACACCTGCTCAGCAGACTGTGTTTGATATGATGCGAAAACATGGGGTTCTTACAGATGATTATTACGATCTGACGAAACAGAGGGAGAAAGTAAGAGAAGCCAGAGAACAAAAAGAGAACAGGAAACAATAGTTAAGTGCATATGAATATATGGGAGTGCATCGATGGAAAAGCATGCTCATTAAAGTCATCCGATGCAGAAAAAAACAATATACGATATTAAAAAGCAGCATATCAGAGTTATGGATCATAACCTGATATGCTGCTTTTAACGTGTCTGAAGAAAAATGAAATGTCAATCATAAAAACAAAACAAAAACAACCAGAACAGAAGAAAAAACAAATAAAAAACAACATAAAAGTTCGGGATATACATGTTGATTTATGTTGACTTCGCGATAGCCATAAGGTATAATGAATCTATATGAAAACATGGAGGATATTGCTGTCAGAATGATACCGGAATGTATTGGGGTCTGGTATGGGTGCAGCTTTTATTCATGAGAAAGGAGTAACATGGAAAAATTTCAAACATCAGATATTCCCAAGTCTCCCAGAATTCAGAAACTGGTAGATGCATTGTATGAACATATGCCGGTGATCGAATCAGCCAGAGCAAAGCTGATCACAGAATCTTATAAGGAAACAGAAGGAGAACCGATCATCACACGCAGAGCAAAGGCTTTTGCGCATATTCTTCATAACATTCCGATCATTATCCGTGACAATGAACTGATTGTCGGAAGCAGTACGATTGCGCCGAGGGGATGTCAGACATTTCCGGAGTTCTCTTATGAGTGGCTGGAAGCTGAACTGGATACAGTTGCGACCAGAACTGCGGATCCTTTTGAGATTGCTGAGGAGACCAAAGCCGAACTTAAGGAGGCAGATAAGTACTGGAAAGGGAAAACAACCAGTGAACTTGCAACTTCCTATATGGCACCGGAAGCAATCAAGGCAATTGAACACAATATTTTTACACCTGGAAATTATTTTTACAATGGTGTAGGACATGTAACAGTTAAATACTGGGAAGTACTGGAAATCGGTTTTGAGGGAATCATGGAGAAGGCTCAGAAAGAGCTGGATGGATGCAGTGTCGGTGACGGTAATTATGCAAGAAAGTCTCACTTCCTTGAGGCAGTGATTTTAAGCTGTAAGGCGGTGATCGATTATGCAGGCAGATATGCAAAACTTGCGCAGGAAATGGCGGCACAGACAAGTGATCCGGTAAGAAAACAGGAACTTTTTGTTATCGCAGAGAACTGCAGCAGGGTACCGGCAAAGGGTGCACAGAATTTCTATGAGGCATGTCAGTCATTCTGGTTTGTACAGCAGCTTCTTCAGATGGAATCCAGTGGACATTCTATTTCACCGGGGCGCTTTGATCAGTATATGTATCCATATTATAAGAAGGATATGGAAGCAGGAACTATTACCCGAGAGTTCGCACAGGAATTGATGGATTGCATCTGGGTTAAATTAAATGACCTGAATAAATGTCGTGATGCGGCTTCAGCGGAAGGATTTGCAGGATATAGCCTTTTCCAGAATCTGATCGCGGGTGGTCAGAATAAAGAGGGAGAGGATGTAACTAACGATCTTTCTGTTATGTGTATTCAGGCATCCATGCATGTGCATCTTCCGGCTCCATCACTTTCTGTGAGAGTATGGAATGGTTCTCCGCATGAATTCCTGATAAAGGCAGCCGAGCTTACGAGAACAGGAATCGGACTTCCTGCATATTACAATGATGAGGTGATTATTCCGGCACTGCAGAACAGAGGCTTATCTCTGGAGGATGCCAGAGAGTACAATATCATCGGATGTGTGGAACCGCAGAAAGCCGGTAAGACAGAAGGGTGGCATGATGCCGCATTCTTTAATATGTGCAGACCTCTGGAACTTGTTTTTTCGAATGGTATGGATAAAGGTGAGATGGTGGGAATCCCTACCGGCGATGTCACTCAGATGAAGACCTTTGATGAATTCTTTGACGCATATAAGAAACAGATGGAATACTGCATTTCCCTGCTGGTGAATGCAGATAATGCTATTGATGTAGCTCATGCGGAACGCTGTCCGTTACCATTCCTTTCCTGTATGATAGATGACTGTCTGAAAGAAGGCAAGTCTGTCCAGGAAGGTGGAGCTGTTTACAACTTTACAGGTCCTCAGGGATTTGGAATCGCCAATATGGCAGATGGACTTTTTGCAATCCGCAAACTGGTCTATGAGGATAAGAAAGTATCTATGAAAGAACTTAAGGAAGCTCTTGCATGGAACTATGATAAAGGACTGGATGCGCAGTCCGCCGGTGATATGACAGAAATGATCATGAAGGCAATGCAGAAAGCAGGCAGAAATGTGGATGCTTCCACTGCAGAAGGACTTCTGAAAACTTTCATGGGGATGAAACCGGGTGAACAGAAGATACAGAGATTCAAAGAAATCCACGATATGATCGATGAAGTTCCGAAATTTGGAAATGATATTCCGGAAGTTGATTATTTTGCAAGAGAAGTTGCCTATACATATTCCAAACCGCTTCAGAAGTATAACAATCCAAGAGGCGGAAAGTTCCAGGCAGGTCTGTATCCTGTATCTGCAAATGTACCGCTGGGCGGACAGACTGGAGCAACACCGGATGGAAGATATGCACACACACCTGTTGCAGACGGCGTTTCGCCATCTGCGGGCAAGGATGTAAAGGGACCTACGGCAGCGGCAACTTCCGTATCCAGACTGGATCATTTTATTGTATCCAACGGAACACTCTTTAATCAGAAATTTCACCCATCCGCACTTTCAGGAAGAGAGGGACTGGAGAAATTCGTTGCACTGATCCGCGGATACTTTGACCAGAAGGGAATGCACATGCAGTTTAATGTAGTTGACAGGCAGACACTGCTGGATGCACAGGAACATCCTGAGAAATATAAACATCTGGTAGTACGTGTGGCAGGCTACAGTGCACTGTTTACGACACTTTCCCGTTCCCTTCAGGATGACATCATCCGTCGTACAGAACAGGGCTTCTGATCCAGACGTTTTTTGCAGGAAGTAAAAGTGACAGGCAGAGGATGTATGGATAACAAAATAAGAAAGGAAAAGCATGGACTATTTGGATACAAAGGGCAGAGTGTTTGATGTCCAGAAATATTCTATTCATGATGGACCGGGTATAAGGACGATCGTATTTCTGAAAGGTTGTGTCCTGCGGTGCAAATGGTGCTGCAATCCGGAATCTCAGGAATATAAGATCCAGACAATGAAAGTGCAGGGAGAAGACAAGGTCATCGGACGTGATGTGACAGTCAGGGAGATGATTGAAGAAGTTGAGAAAGACAGGGTATACTATTACCGCTCGGGCGGAGGTATGACTCTTTCCGGCGGAGAATGTCTCTGGCAGCCGGAATTTGCAGGAGCACTTCTGAGAGCTGCCAAAGAGAGAGGGATTTCTACTGCGATCGAGAGTATGGCATGTGCAAAATGGGAGACGATTGAGACAATCTTACCGTATCTGGATACTTATTTAATGGATATTAAACATACAAATCCTGCGAAACATAAAGAATTTACAGGACGTTCCAATGAACTGATGATGGAAAATGCCAGAAAAGTGGCGCTTTCCGGTAAAACCAGGCTGGTAATCCGTGTACCGGTGATACCCACATTTAATGATACAGTGGAGGAAATCCAGGGGATTGCAAGGTTTGCAGACACACTTCCCGGAGTGGACAAGATTCATCTTCTTCCGTATCACAGACTTGGACAGGATAAATATGAGGGACTTGGCAGACCATATCTGATGGGAAATGTGGAACCACCGTCCAAAGAACATATGGAAACATTAAAAAAGGCAGTACATGCGGTCTGCGGTCTGGACTGTCAGATTGGTGGATGAGGCATTTTTTGCATCTGATACGATTATTGGAATAAAAAAGAAAAAAACAAACAAAAACAACACAATAAAACCTGTAAAAACAACATAAAACAACGGAAATGTATTGACTTTTTATGACCGATAGTGTAAAATCACAGGTAGAAACGTCAAAAACTATATCAATGCCTTAAGGAGGAAAATGAGCATGGTAAACGAATATGAAATCAAAAAACAGATCTGCGACATCGGAAGAAGAATCTACAGCCGCAACATGGTAGCTGCAAACGATGGTAACATCTCTGTAAAACTGAACGACAACGAATTTCTTTGCACACCTACAGGTGTATCCAAAGGTTTTATGACACCGGAGTATATCTGTAAAGTAGACAGAGAAGGAAATGTGATCCAGGCTAACCCGGGATTCAAACCATCCTCTGAAATCAAAATGCATATGAGAGTTTATGAGAAGAGACCGGACGTAGGTTCTGTTGTGCATGCTCATCCGATTTATGCAACATCTTTTGCAATTGCAGGTATTCCGCTGACACAGCCGATCATGCCTGAAGCAGTTATCTCACTTGGATGCGTTCCGATCGCTGAATACGGTACACCATCTACAATGGAGATTCCGGATAATCTTGAGAAATACCTTCCATATTTTGATGCAGTTCTTCTTGAGAACCATGGAGCACTGACATGGAGCACAGACTTAAACGCAGCTTACATGAAGATGGAATCTGTTGAGTTCTACGCACAGCTTCTGTATCAGTCAAAAGTTCTTGGCGGACCTAAGGAATTTGATGAGAAGAACATTAAGAAACTGTATGAAATCCGCCGTAAATTCGGTATGGCAGGCAAGCATCCTGCAAACCTCTGCCTGAATAAAGATGGCCATAACTGCCATAACTGCGGCGGCGCATGTCATGACGGCGAATTCAAGAAATTCCCTGGATATCAGTATGATTTCGTAGGCGGCGGAGATTCCCAGCCGGAAGCAGGAACAGCAGACAAATCTGAAGCTGAATTAGTTGCTGAGATCACAAAACAGGTAATGGCTCAGTTAGGAATGAAATAAGAGTATAGATGACCGATAATCAAGGAGGACAGTCTCATGCCAATTAATGAGAATATGGTACAGGAAATTGTACAGGAAGTAATGGCAAAAATGCAGATTGCAGACGCTCCGACTGGTAAACATGGTATTTTCAAAGAAATGAATGATGCGATCGAAGCGGCGAAGAAATCACAGCTTATCGTAAAGAAGATGTCCATGGATCAGAGAGAAAAAATAATTACCTGCATCCGTAAGAAAATAAAAGAAAACGCAGAAGTAATGGCTCGTATGGGCGTGGAGGAAACAGGTATGGGAAATGTTGGGGACAAGATCCTCAAACATCATCTTGTAGCTGACAAGACTCCCGGAACAGAAGTTATTACAACAACTGCATGGTCCGGAGACAGAGGATTAACCCTTATCGAGATGGGACCTTTTGGTGTGATCGGTGCGATCACTCCATGTACCAACCCAAGTGAAACAATTTTATGTAATACAATGGGAATGCTTGCAGGAGGAAATACAGTTGTATTCAATCCTCATCCTGCAGCGATCAAAACTTCCATTTATGCAATCAATCTTTTAAATGAAGCATCATTAGAGTGCGGTGGTCCTGACAACATTGCAGTTACTGTAGAGAAACCTACACTTGAGACAAGCAATGTGATGATGAAACATAAAGACATCCCGCTTATCGCTGCAACCGGCGGACCTGGAGTTGTAACTGCAGTTCTCTCTTCCGGTAAACGTGGTATCGGAGCAGGCGCCGGAAATCCTCCGGCACTGGTTGATGAAACCGCTGATGTCCGCAAAGCAGCCACAGATATTGTAAACGGATGTACATTTGATAATAATCTTCCATGTATTGCCGAGAAAGAGATCGTAGCAGTTTCCTCTATCGTAGATGAGCTGATGCACTATCTTGTAACTGAGAATGACTGCTATCTTGCTTCTAAGGAAGAGCAGGACAAACTTACAGAAGTTGTTCTGGCAGGCGGAAAGCTGAACCGTAAATGCGTAGGCCGGGATGCAAGAACACTCCTTTCCATGATCGGAGTAAATGTACCTGCAAATATCCGCTGTATCGTATTTGAGGGGCCAAAGGAACACCCTCTGATCACTACTGAGCTGATGATGCCGATCCTCGGTGTTGTAAGAGCAAGAGATTTTGATGATGCAGTAGAGCAGGCAGTCTGGTTAGAACATGGCAATCGTCATTCCGCACATATTCATTCAAAGAATATTGATAATATCACAAAATATGCGAAAGCAATTGATACAGCAATTCTTGTTAAGAATGCACCGTCTTATGCAGCTTTGGGATTTGGCGGTGAAGGCTACTGTACATTTACCATTGCAAGCCGTACAGGTGAAGGCCTTACATGCGCAAGCACATTCACCAAGAGAAGACGCTGCGTAATGGCAGACAGTCTCTGTATTCGATAAGAATTGATATAAGGAGAGAAAGAACATGGACATGAATAATGTAAATATAGAAGAAATCGTGAAACAGGTTCTCTCCGGCATGACAGGAAATGCACCGGCAGCAGCTTCTGCACCGGCAGCATCAACTGGAATCCCGAAGACAGCCAGAGTAGCTGTATTAACTGAGAAAGAGCATTTTGACATCAAAGAATATCCAATCCCGCCAATCGGAGATGATGATATCCTGGTTAAAGTTGAAGGATGCGGCGTATGCGGTACAGATGCACACGAATTTAAGAGAGATCCGTTTAACCTGATCCCGGTAGCACTTGGACATGAAGGTACAGGTGAGATCGTGGCAATGGGTAAGAATGTTAAAGTTGACACAGCAGGAAAACCTGTAAAGGTTGGAGACAAAGTTGTTACCTGTATGATCTTCAAGGATGATCCTGATATTACAATGTTTGACCTGAACAAGAAGAACGTAGGCGGAGCTGATGTATACGGACTTCTTCCTGACGATGATGTACATCTCAACGGATGGTTCTCTGATTACATCTTCTTAAGAGGCGGAAACTTCGGAACTACATTCTTTAATGTAAGTGATCTGGATCTGGATTCCCGAATTCTCATTGAGCCATGTGCAGTGCTTGTACATGCAGTAGAGAGAGCAAAAACAACAGGAATTCTTCGTTTCAACAGCAGAGTAGTTGTTCAGGGCTGCGGACCGATCGGACTGATCTGCATTGCAGTACTCCGTACTATGGGGGTTGAACATATCTGCGCAGTAGACGGAAATGAGAAACGTCTTGAATTTGCCAAGAGAATGGGTGCAGACACAAGCGTTAACTTCATGAACTTTAAGGGAATCGAAGCACTGACAGAAGCTGTAAAAGAAGCTCAGGGCGGACATCTTGCAGATTTCGCATTCCAGTGCACAGGAAACCCGAAAGCTCATGCAAACATTTATAAATTTATCCGCAATGGTGGTGGTCTTTGTGAACTTGGCTTCTTCATCAATGGTGGAGATGCTACAATTAATCCGCACTTTGACCTTTGCTCCAAAGAGATCAATCTGGTTGGTTCCTGGGTATATACTCTGAGAGATTATGTAACAACCTTTGATTTCCTTAAGAGAGCAAAAGCAATTGGTCTTCCGATGTCTGAACTGATCACAGATAAGTTCCCGTTAGAGCAGATCAATGAAGCTCTTCAGACAAACCTGGCAATGACAGGACTTAAGATCGCAGTTGTAAACAAATAGTTATTGTTCACCGGTAATATCCCGCAAAGAGTATTGCTGTGAACGGAGTGAACAGTAGCAACAAATAATAAGCCTGGCAATAGAGGAGAAAAGAAATGGCAGAAGCTGTAGGAATTTTAGAGGTATTCGGGCTAGCGACAGCCTTTGTAGCAGGCGATGCCGGATGTAAGGCAGCAAATGTCCGCCTGGAGGTTTTTGATAAAAACAAACCAGCCAATGCTGACAGCCTGCCGGTACCGCTCCTTGTCTGCATTAAATTCAGAGGAAGTGTAACTGATGTTACAGCGGCTGTGGAAGCAGGCATGGAAGTTGCAAACAGAATGACTGGTGTGGTACAGCATTATGTGATCCCGAACCCGGAAGAGGGAACGGAAAAAATGCTGAAGATCAGCGCCCTGGATAAGGATTAGCAGTTGCATATCCATTGGGCATCAGTTAAAATATAATCAGATATTTATTTGTAGATTCAGGAGGAAGCAGAAATGGCACAGGAAGCATTAGGAATGGTAGAAACCAGAGGACTT from the Blautia wexlerae DSM 19850 genome contains:
- a CDS encoding C1 family peptidase, with product MKKRNTAIRALSVFLAYSMVCTSVPAAGQEMFGSGVNRETEENTSDLKDFQSSQADEFGTDTGSDAELFGSDDAKQEFQDGENSEEGTDGIRYIKGRPLTEEERKEELEPFKNLKPLDPGIEVESDLTSVYAAYGNREAAFPSSYDARKEGLVTLVKNQNPFGTCWAFGMAAIMETSLLAQNKGTYDLSEEHLSYFFSNRQNDPLGNTPDDKNYVLGNYHVIGGNDHLAAIYLSTWSGMTTEADVPFPTDSSHQQDLTVQIPGSKAYNSAAYLKNASVSKYSEERMKEMLLNDHAVSIMLYMKENYVNPDTAAYCYPVGKSNSTVINHIVTVVGWDDTYSKDNFLPVSNVTSDGAWIIKNSWGEKKGDGGYYYLSYQDPNISKLVSAEAVAASDQKYRNNYFYDGSSALSVIPIQAGQSVAAVYETTAGKGKAEVLGEVNLVTNSDNACYKIQIYTDLTDPYDPESGTAAYAAPYEFEQPIAGVQTISVPEVVLKQGSRYSVVITNSGTDKISFGVEAKSSYGNWFTCTAGIETGQTFYKSASETARWTDGKTKNWTARIKAHTRTLNQSWVPDTPVFQVKAYNSGYNLISWEKVSGATGYYVYRKPAAGGKWSKIADVGTSELKYKDSKVTANASYRYTVKAYYEASGKRYSGKYKTGDVIKAAPAVQKVTSVKSEKSGIRIRWKPQKKCDGYYIYRKKKGGSYQLIKKISNGNSSSYLDKKAQKGVSYYYAVKAYVKEPYGNTYSKYKSSSAVKRK
- a CDS encoding glycyl radical protein; this translates as MEKFQTSDIPKSPRIQKLVDALYEHMPVIESARAKLITESYKETEGEPIITRRAKAFAHILHNIPIIIRDNELIVGSSTIAPRGCQTFPEFSYEWLEAELDTVATRTADPFEIAEETKAELKEADKYWKGKTTSELATSYMAPEAIKAIEHNIFTPGNYFYNGVGHVTVKYWEVLEIGFEGIMEKAQKELDGCSVGDGNYARKSHFLEAVILSCKAVIDYAGRYAKLAQEMAAQTSDPVRKQELFVIAENCSRVPAKGAQNFYEACQSFWFVQQLLQMESSGHSISPGRFDQYMYPYYKKDMEAGTITREFAQELMDCIWVKLNDLNKCRDAASAEGFAGYSLFQNLIAGGQNKEGEDVTNDLSVMCIQASMHVHLPAPSLSVRVWNGSPHEFLIKAAELTRTGIGLPAYYNDEVIIPALQNRGLSLEDAREYNIIGCVEPQKAGKTEGWHDAAFFNMCRPLELVFSNGMDKGEMVGIPTGDVTQMKTFDEFFDAYKKQMEYCISLLVNADNAIDVAHAERCPLPFLSCMIDDCLKEGKSVQEGGAVYNFTGPQGFGIANMADGLFAIRKLVYEDKKVSMKELKEALAWNYDKGLDAQSAGDMTEMIMKAMQKAGRNVDASTAEGLLKTFMGMKPGEQKIQRFKEIHDMIDEVPKFGNDIPEVDYFAREVAYTYSKPLQKYNNPRGGKFQAGLYPVSANVPLGGQTGATPDGRYAHTPVADGVSPSAGKDVKGPTAAATSVSRLDHFIVSNGTLFNQKFHPSALSGREGLEKFVALIRGYFDQKGMHMQFNVVDRQTLLDAQEHPEKYKHLVVRVAGYSALFTTLSRSLQDDIIRRTEQGF
- a CDS encoding glycyl-radical enzyme activating protein, whose amino-acid sequence is MDYLDTKGRVFDVQKYSIHDGPGIRTIVFLKGCVLRCKWCCNPESQEYKIQTMKVQGEDKVIGRDVTVREMIEEVEKDRVYYYRSGGGMTLSGGECLWQPEFAGALLRAAKERGISTAIESMACAKWETIETILPYLDTYLMDIKHTNPAKHKEFTGRSNELMMENARKVALSGKTRLVIRVPVIPTFNDTVEEIQGIARFADTLPGVDKIHLLPYHRLGQDKYEGLGRPYLMGNVEPPSKEHMETLKKAVHAVCGLDCQIGG
- a CDS encoding class II aldolase/adducin family protein, with amino-acid sequence MVNEYEIKKQICDIGRRIYSRNMVAANDGNISVKLNDNEFLCTPTGVSKGFMTPEYICKVDREGNVIQANPGFKPSSEIKMHMRVYEKRPDVGSVVHAHPIYATSFAIAGIPLTQPIMPEAVISLGCVPIAEYGTPSTMEIPDNLEKYLPYFDAVLLENHGALTWSTDLNAAYMKMESVEFYAQLLYQSKVLGGPKEFDEKNIKKLYEIRRKFGMAGKHPANLCLNKDGHNCHNCGGACHDGEFKKFPGYQYDFVGGGDSQPEAGTADKSEAELVAEITKQVMAQLGMK
- a CDS encoding aldehyde dehydrogenase family protein; protein product: MPINENMVQEIVQEVMAKMQIADAPTGKHGIFKEMNDAIEAAKKSQLIVKKMSMDQREKIITCIRKKIKENAEVMARMGVEETGMGNVGDKILKHHLVADKTPGTEVITTTAWSGDRGLTLIEMGPFGVIGAITPCTNPSETILCNTMGMLAGGNTVVFNPHPAAIKTSIYAINLLNEASLECGGPDNIAVTVEKPTLETSNVMMKHKDIPLIAATGGPGVVTAVLSSGKRGIGAGAGNPPALVDETADVRKAATDIVNGCTFDNNLPCIAEKEIVAVSSIVDELMHYLVTENDCYLASKEEQDKLTEVVLAGGKLNRKCVGRDARTLLSMIGVNVPANIRCIVFEGPKEHPLITTELMMPILGVVRARDFDDAVEQAVWLEHGNRHSAHIHSKNIDNITKYAKAIDTAILVKNAPSYAALGFGGEGYCTFTIASRTGEGLTCASTFTKRRRCVMADSLCIR
- a CDS encoding zinc-binding dehydrogenase, yielding MDMNNVNIEEIVKQVLSGMTGNAPAAASAPAASTGIPKTARVAVLTEKEHFDIKEYPIPPIGDDDILVKVEGCGVCGTDAHEFKRDPFNLIPVALGHEGTGEIVAMGKNVKVDTAGKPVKVGDKVVTCMIFKDDPDITMFDLNKKNVGGADVYGLLPDDDVHLNGWFSDYIFLRGGNFGTTFFNVSDLDLDSRILIEPCAVLVHAVERAKTTGILRFNSRVVVQGCGPIGLICIAVLRTMGVEHICAVDGNEKRLEFAKRMGADTSVNFMNFKGIEALTEAVKEAQGGHLADFAFQCTGNPKAHANIYKFIRNGGGLCELGFFINGGDATINPHFDLCSKEINLVGSWVYTLRDYVTTFDFLKRAKAIGLPMSELITDKFPLEQINEALQTNLAMTGLKIAVVNK
- a CDS encoding BMC domain-containing protein; the protein is MAEAVGILEVFGLATAFVAGDAGCKAANVRLEVFDKNKPANADSLPVPLLVCIKFRGSVTDVTAAVEAGMEVANRMTGVVQHYVIPNPEEGTEKMLKISALDKD